A DNA window from Coffea arabica cultivar ET-39 chromosome 6c, Coffea Arabica ET-39 HiFi, whole genome shotgun sequence contains the following coding sequences:
- the LOC113691360 gene encoding zinc finger A20 and AN1 domain-containing stress-associated protein 4-like, translating into MAEEHGFRAPEGHRLCANNCGFFGSPATQNFCSKCYRDLCLNKEADSKAKPVMDSLYALPSSSSSAPTSASLKPDNSAVAAAADTETVGLVSQAAVQPVAQPNRCSVCRRKVGLTGFRCRCGITFCGTHRYPEQHGCSFDFKSVGREAIAKANPLIKAEKLEKI; encoded by the coding sequence ATGGCGGAAGAGCACGGGTTTCGGGCTCCGGAAGGCCATCGATTGTGTGCGAATAACTGCGGCTTCTTCGGGAGCCCGGCAACCCAAAATTTCTGCTCCAAGTGCTACCGTGACTTATGCCTTAATAAAGAGGCCGACTCAAAAGCAAAGCCGGTGATGGATTCGTTGTATGCTttaccttcttcttcttcttctgcacCAACATCAGCGTCGCTCAAGCCGGATAATTCTGCGGTGGCGGCAGCCGCAGATACTGAAACCGTGGGCTTGGTATCCCAGGCGGCGGTGCAGCCGGTGGCACAGCCTAATAGGTGTTCGGTCTGCCGGAGGAAGGTGGGGTTGACGGGATTTAGGTGTAGATGCGGGATAACGTTCTGTGGGACCCATAGGTACCCGGAGCAACACGGATGCTCTTTCGATTTCAAGTCCGTGGGGAGGGAGGCCATTGCCAAGGCTAATCCTCTGATCAAAGCTGAGAAATTGGAGAAGATATGA